The following coding sequences are from one Zalophus californianus isolate mZalCal1 chromosome 5, mZalCal1.pri.v2, whole genome shotgun sequence window:
- the ICE1 gene encoding little elongation complex subunit 1 isoform X4 has translation MEIEGDFSACRRVGREGPSGAAHCNDHVSNEGWHPELAVPTNDEDSTDFSDRDHCFDEDLQAAVDFFKLPPPLLSPVPSPPLVSLPPLSTLPSSLAPETYFGEYTDSSDNESSQHRNSAESVSEDETSESQYFGSSRKCKGSNGTWEEKLKSHEATQALTTLEVNEVTTVGFGTFTATLREPSATYSLAREKHWMVSSESTSDRRRDVLDEAHRQREVREADKSVQTENTLHEPIRNVCVETSSGSQAQGRGAALQKSDVCSPLGKRPFSELMESEGKTLLSKMIGSPKSQFTKWTLTNEIPLESDHLSISDHFQGMCRVLGKERDVQGFILGASPEPEDDAGDAMGATGLSVDARLSSSSTSGTSSVCSDSPSSSGLKYSHDLHIPAKVTPMELHHSEQKLEAETLNMLDLQPEPPECPAGQNHLENSLCALSPELGASNFNNQSSSEVGCTNIVKGMPKVCSLAQSVFIKATKEAQCGSQGPRTELPLTRVDSAPLLESQCSLTKSGFGFVKSPSWHHSDLLRRGGEERLRAKSEYEQKTNHQVEKAVPSLESRGSASRPELGRENNAVGLRAVTSLLPNQVSVITKQARPDMAQSARPEHWRRGTESAFAAARAGPGAAPTSSVARHGGGGEDTARDAQGAAAIEGTSPQVSASWRKLDFSFPSGSLPVGNSHCSTNSKLSFSPRNIPVQNQDVMTEASAQEAVQKQSLLLRATDLDSSGLDGDQLLPAIEVPVSRSFPVDEVPCGGMGRSSGEALAVPEDSPRVRQSLESLELPSQTPGSASPKGPGTTGTALLSAILRKDEETHAVPQSGLAGALCYTGIREAGGGDTEVEESEAPSCSEGESEPEAAMGDRQQDAARASRKDLGARGAGTAETRPTVEVGCLTSALQDFNISTLSEVDGLSTSEVVMFLESCQLRDYSSGDSVSECSSKGTLHKEMNKDLKLGELSGGKYRKQLCEEETLETSEEWIESEEDDSPLRSTDQLTRRSLETLSEVLTRVGQVLQTSCESSPGKDTGNLVLLNTHDSLTTKPMREHVPPQEVSGFLPHPSGTPPPTASMASKGRSPARGTSSNRVTPGSPKSVPDVTSPIRGGAEVLSELAEPSPQRSDSMVGQTTEGSAEEGAETTFQCQISTVTSEVINVLINKDQNLVIEKGDHWTIINGVTLMPNVDQVILCDSPEDIPVSPDRGDLGAGFLSVTSLDKSPETSHPGPPFQEPQCGSNLSCAQEEISSSSQSTNFDKSRLRNRPVKPSVRISSEIYDQNFESQTIASDHTYFNSKLEPFSKNKNRSKISNKDQSNKPAKALASSRVEANQSEGSQSFSGERENTKTQRNQTQTILANADTSTPTDCSDTLSKIRQEVGPPLPPLLAPLVATPPRTSQPVSPLIVTSSPSSPTSPIGQISPLCEIPVPPMMSPLPEEPGCPSPLCTSPSPSTAQAGERILSSPLQFCAATPKHALPVPGRLPPLAPAHTAVAVPQENSVKILDTMYPELSARARTLNILKGNIQLTRGPSAECKSLAGPVSAITGFKAITSTSTAFVKTGGSSGSDCDQEKSREAGGKRTLPASTLRGAKRLRLDGGSPEPGTGAAAAGGVSKTLRRSLPQAEGVTTEEESSLLTISTVSQLPANPKETVESHDQAIAGALKKIAESSFDLLPVIRSHVYVGNISKKPVMRDQEKEVVYEFSTTKKHLAECLLHSILSELKIQKISMERNYIHALCRVYVGICRQLGDLERARLFCYSLLKEDFPESEKLTLFIANMWHDIFISQSVINKAMQLVARQRAKGEVRNCLRAFLNWEKNAPVDVGFMVSKLLLTIQLCPKTEFQSSEKFGEDLSDNTWEYIFAIDLLCCHQKWIWTHDNIISKELWPVMDKWIKYRKGHANIAYTPDIIIASILRLIGRLGQLGLKEGFPSAVKNISSVIGMFIQHAQDEDIPWGIQLAAVYALCDLSPSNPAGISKILEAWRQETAHSVPSAVLSCLEEVSSLCVDEVG, from the exons ATGGAAATAGAGGGCGACTTCTCTGCGTGTAGAcgtgtggggagagaggggcccAGTGGAGCCGCGCACTGTAATGACCACGTTTCTAATGAGGGCTGGCATCCTGAACTCGCAGTGCCCACGAACGATGAGGACAGTACTGACTTCTCTGATCGTGATCATTGTTTTGATGAAGATCTCCAGGCGGCAGTTGATTTCTTCAAACTTCCCCCTCCTCTGTTGTCTCCAGTGCCGTCACCCCCTCTGGTGTCCCTACCACCCCTGAGCACGTTACCTTCTTCGCTCGCGCCT gaaaCCTACTTTGGAGAGTATACAGATTCCAGTGATAATGAATCGTCCCAACATAGAAATTCTGCTGAGTCTGTTTCAGAAGATGAGACGTCTGAATCACAGTATTTTGGCTCATCCAGAAAATGTAAAGGAAGTAATGGTACCTGGGAGGAAAAGCTCAAATCACATGAAGCCACCCAAGCTCTGACTACATTGGAAGTAAATGAAGTGACAACTGTCGGGTTTGGGACATTCACAGCAACACTGAGAGAGCCTTCAGCCACATACTCTTTAGCTCGCGAGAAACACTGGATGGTGTCATCTGAATCCACGAGTGATAGGAGAAGAGACGTTTTAGACGAAGCACATAGACAGAGAGAGGTTAGAGAGGCGGATAAGTCAGTGCAGACTGAGAACACGCTTCATGAACCCATCAGAAATGTGTGTGTTGAGACGTCGTCTGGCAGCCAGGCACAGGGCAGGGGAGCGGCCCTCCAGAAGTCTGATGTGTGTTCTCCCCTCGGCAAGAGGCCATTCAGTGAGCTCATGGAATCTGAAGGAAAAACCCTACTATCCAAAATGATAGGATCACCCAAATCACAGTTTACTAAGTGGACGCTAACTAATGAAATCCCTCTTGAATCAGATCATCTGTCGATCTCTGACCACTTTCAGGGAATGTGTAGAGTAttgggaaaggagagagatgtTCAAGGGTTCATTTTAGGAGCATCACCTGAACCAGAGGACGATGCAGGTGATGCAATGGGTGCCACAGGGCTCAGTGTTGACGCCAGGCTTTCTTCCTCGTCTACCTCGGGAACATCATCTGTCTGCAGTGACTCCCCGTCTTCCTCTGGGTTAAAGTATAGTCATGATCTACACATTCCTGCTAAAGTTACCCCTATGGAACTGCATCACTCTGAACAAAAGTTAGAAGCTGAAACCTTGAACATGTTAGATCTGCAGCCTGAGCCCCCAGAGTGTCCTGCCGGACAGAACCATCTGGAGAATAGCTTGTGTGctttgagccctgagttgggagCATCAAATTTTAATAATCAGAGCAGCAGTGAGGTTGGGTGCACAAACATTGTGAAAGGCATGCCCAAAGTCTGTTCACTTGCACAGTCAGTATTTATAAAAGCTACGAAAGAGGCACAGTGTGGAAGTCAGGGTCCCAGAACTGAGCTCCCCCTGACTAGGGTGGATTCTGCACCATTGCTAGAGTCTCAGTGCAGCTTGACCAAGAGtgggtttggttttgttaaaAGCCCTTCATGGCACCATAGTGATCTGTTAAGGAGAGGTGGGGAAGAAAGGCTGAGAGCTAAGTCAGAATATGAACAGAAGACCAACCATCAGGTAGAAAAGGCAGTGCCATCCTTAGAAAGTAGAGGATCCGCATCCAGGCCTGAACTTGGTAGAGAAAATAACGCTGTGGGGCTCAGGGCTGTTACATCACTGTTGCCGAACCAGGTGTCCGTGATCACCAAGCAGGCCAGGCCTGACATGGCACAGAGCGCTAGACCGGAGCACTGGAGGCGGGGGACTGAGTCTGCCTTTGCAGCAGCACGCGCCGGTCCTGGGGCTGCGCCCACGTCATCTGTAGCCAGACATGGCGGAGGAGGAGAGGACACGGCACGGGATGCCCAGGGGGCAGCTGCTATTGAAGGGACCTCGCCACAAGTTTCTGCCTCGTGGAGAAAATTAGATTTCAGTTTTCCAAGTGGTTCTTTACCAGTAGGAAATTCTCATTGTTCCACAAATAGCAAACTGTCTTTCTCTCCTAGAAACATCCCAGTCCAAAACCAAGACGTCATGACGGAAGCCTCAGCACAGGAAGCGGTGCAGAAGCAAAGTTTGCTCCTTCGTGCCACGGATCTGGACTCATCTGGGCTGGATGGGGATCAGCTCCTTCCCGCCATAGAAGTTCCAGTGTCGAGAAGTTTTCCTGTTGACGAAGTACCCTGTGGGGGCATGGGCAGATCTAGTGGTGAGGCCCTGGCCGTCCCAGAGGATTCTCCTCGTGTCCGGCAGAGCCTGGAGTCTCTAGAGCTGCCATCTCAGACTCCTGGCAGTGCTTCTCCTAAAGGTCCAGGCACTACAGGGACTGCTCTTTTGTCGGCCATTCTCAGAAAAGATGAAGAGACGCATGCTGTCCCCCAGAGTGGCCTCGCTGGGGCTCTGTGTTACACAGGCATTCGGGAGGCAGGCGGTGGCGACACAGAGGTGGAGGAGAGTGAGGCACCTAGCTGCAGCGAGGGGGAGAGTGAGCCCGAAGCCGCGATGGGGGACAGACAGCAAGATGCCGCCCGTGCCTCCAGAAAAGATTTAGGAGCCCGAGGTGCTGGCACAGCCGAGACCAGGCCTACTGTCGAGGTGGGGTGTCTGACCTCTGCGCTGCAGGACTTCAACATCAGTACTCTTTCTGAGGTAGACGGACTTTCTACATCAGAGGTCGTGATGTTTCTCGAAAGTTGTCAGTTAAGAGATTATAGTTCAGGGGACTCTGTTTCAGAATGTTCTAGCAAAGGAACCCtacataaagaaatgaacaaagactTAAAGCTAGGTGAACTCTCAGGAGGAAAGTACAGAAAGCAGCTCTGTGAAGAAGAAACCCTTGAAACCTCCGAAGAGTGGATTGAATCCGAGGAAGATGACAGTCCTCTGAGGAGCACAGATCAGCTCACACGGCGTTCCTTGGAAACGCTGTCTGAGGTACTCACCAGGGTCGGCCAGGTGCTTCAGACCAGCTGTGAGAGCTCTCCTGGAAAAGACACCGGTAACTTGGTGCTCTTAAATACGCACGACAGCCTGACCACTAAGCCTATGCGAGAGCACGTCCCACCTCAGGAGGTGAGTGGCTTCCTGCCACACCCTTCAGGAACACCCCCTCCAACAGCCAGCATGGCCAGCAAGGGCCGTTCTCCGGCCAGAGGCACATCAAGTAACAGAGTCACTCCAGGCAGTCCTAAGAGTGTTCCCGATGTCACCAGCCCGATCCGTGGTGGGGCAGAGGTCCTGTCAGAGCTGGCAGAGCCCTCCCCCCAGCGCTCTGACTCCATGGTGGGGCAGACCACAGAGGGCAGTGCTGAGGAGGGGGCAGAAACGACATTTCAGTGTCAGATATCAACAGTGACCTCCGAAGTCATAAACGTGCTCATCAATAAGGATCAGAATCTCGTCATTGAAAAGGGGGACCACTGGACCATCATAAATGGGGTCACTCTTATGCCAAATGTGGACCAGGTCATACTGTGTGACAGTCCCGAGGACATCCCTGTTTCTCCAGATCGAGGAGACCTGGGAGCTGGCTTCCTTTCCGTTACTTCCTTGGACAAGTCCCCAGAGACCAGTCACCCTGGCCCTCCATTTCAGGAGCCCCAGTGTGGCAGCAACCTGTCATGTGCCCAAGAGGAAATTTCCAGCAGCAGCCAGAGCACCAACTTCGATAAAAGTCGTTTGCGCAATAGGCCTGTCAAACCTAGTGTAAGGATTAGTTCTGAAATCTATGATCAGAACTTTGAGTCTCAGACTATTGCATCTGATCACACATACTTTAACTCGAAACTAGAGCCATTCAGCAAAAATAAGAATCGATCAAAGATTTCAAACAAAGATCAATCAAACAAACCGGCAAAGGCTTTAGCATCAAGCCGAGTTGAAGCTAATCAGAGTGAAGGTTCTCAGTCATTTTcaggggaaagagagaacacaaaaacTCAGAGAAATCAAACTCAGACCATTCTAGCCAATGCTGACACATCGACTCCTACAGATTGTTCCGATACTCTGAGTAAAATCCGGCAGGAGGTGGGGCCTCCCCTGCCGCCCTTGCTCGCTCCTCTGGTCGCTACACCTCCAAGGACTTCACAACCAGTTTCTCCTCTGATAGtaacttcctctccctcctcacctACCTCTCCTATTGGCCAGATTTCTCCTTTGTGTGAAATCCCAGTGCCTCCTATGATGTCTCCTTTGCCAGAAGAGCCGggatgcccctcccctctgtgcacatctccatccccatccacTGCACAGGCTGGCGAGAGGATCTTGTCATCACCCTTGCAGTTTTGTGCTGCGACCCCAAAGCATGCCCTCCCTGTGCCTGGCCGCCTCCCGCCCTTGGCACCTGCCCATACGGCTGTGGCCGTACCCCAGGAGAATTCCGTTAAAATCCTTGACACCATGTACCCAGAGCTGTCTGCCAGGGCCCGCACCCTCAACATCCTCAAAGGGAATATTCAGCTCACTCGAGGTCCGTCTGCAGAATGTAAAAGCTTAGCAGGGCCTGTCAGTGCTATAACAGGATTCAAGGCAATCACCTCAACATCCACAGCCTTTGTTAAGACAGGGGGCAGCTCAGGGAGCGACTGTGATCAAGAGAAGTCCAGAGAGGCAGGTGGGAAAAGGACGTTGCCTGCATCTACACTGAGGGGCGCCAAAAGACTGCGGCTGGACGGCGGGTCCCCAGAACCGGGAACGGGGGCCGCCGCTGCAGGGGGGGTCAGCAAGACCCTCCGGAGGAGCCTCCCTCAAGCTGAAGGTGTGACGACGGAGGAAGAAAGTTCTCTTCTGACCATCAGTACGGTTTCACAGTTGCCTGCAAACCCAAAAGAAACCGTAGAGTCCCATGACCAAGCCATAGCTGGTGCACTGAAGAAAATCGCAGAGTCGTCTTTTGATCTCTTACCTGTCATTCGGAGTCACGTGTATGTGGGAAATATCTCTAAAAAGCCTGTAATGAGAGATCAAGAGAAGGAAGTGGTTTATGAATTTAGCACAACCAAAAAG CATTTAGCAGAGTGCTTGCTTCACTCTATTCTCTCAGAACTAAAAATTCAGAAGATCTCTATGGAGCGCAATTACATTCACGCCCTCTGCAGAGTGTATGTGGGTATTTGTCGGCAACTTGGAGACTTGGAAAGAGCTCGTTTGTTTTGCTACAGCCTACTTAAGGAAG ATTTTCCAGAGTCAGAGAAATTGACTTTGTTCATTGCAAACatgtggcatgatatatttatttcCCAATCAGTGATTAATAAGGCAATGCAGTTGGTTGCCAGGCAACGTGCTAAAGGAGAGGTTCGGAACTGTTTGAGAGCCTTTCTCAACTGGGAAAAg